One genomic region from Chthonomonas calidirosea T49 encodes:
- a CDS encoding SGNH/GDSL hydrolase family protein — protein MKTTLIKTLKRTLGLWMMMTLLALGARAQTIILDDTFNRGPTTVGSGANSTTGIGNGWIDTTGNIWSIPTVGQLNASAGGLGNPCYWAGSGGQMQTEECAVTFVCSSSANRDVAAVVKLQDAKDYYCAFVDSGTLYVQKVINGTFMNLVAVPAFSLSVGQTATIVLYANTSGGSTTLIAYSFVGTLGAPSGTIYTATTVNSAPNLQNAGYCGITSFLNSAINYVTEAKIWNGLYIPGNVLTSGAVALTAANTTTITAAVGAPMGGTSPYTYAWYYSTAANVTPNVLIGGQTTATLTWNPPTSGHYYVRCVVTDSTGHNVSSNTVLVATNGGSLVIGFIGDSITQYGDSLGNAPPYYECQIVQYVGNFYKVSLVNEGIPGSKTSDWVPTNSNNYFNNALAAFQGAGVSVVSIMLGTNDAYGGMPQATYQSNLQAIVNGLVANGFKVILNSPPYILNTNYASANALLESAYPKAIAAVVASNPKMVYQGALYDYRYFAQHVDEMKDQFHPNDAGIQSYAKMWAQAFIQSFLGPGKSPLEGGPVH, from the coding sequence TTGAAGACGACATTGATTAAAACGCTAAAACGCACACTAGGGTTGTGGATGATGATGACTCTCTTGGCGCTCGGCGCCAGGGCCCAAACGATTATCCTCGACGATACGTTTAACCGTGGCCCTACAACCGTAGGCTCCGGGGCCAATAGCACCACCGGTATCGGGAACGGGTGGATTGACACAACCGGCAATATCTGGAGCATCCCCACCGTGGGCCAACTGAATGCAAGCGCAGGGGGGTTGGGCAACCCTTGTTACTGGGCGGGCAGCGGAGGACAGATGCAGACCGAAGAGTGTGCGGTGACCTTCGTCTGCTCGAGTTCGGCCAACCGAGATGTGGCCGCCGTTGTGAAGCTGCAGGATGCCAAAGATTACTATTGCGCATTTGTTGATTCGGGCACTCTCTATGTGCAGAAAGTCATTAACGGGACCTTCATGAACCTTGTGGCTGTGCCCGCTTTTAGTCTTTCCGTAGGGCAGACGGCGACGATAGTGCTTTATGCCAATACCAGTGGAGGTTCCACCACCCTGATCGCCTATTCGTTTGTTGGAACGCTTGGTGCACCGTCGGGAACGATCTACACCGCTACCACAGTGAACAGTGCCCCTAACCTGCAAAACGCTGGCTATTGTGGCATTACTAGCTTTTTAAACTCTGCAATTAACTATGTGACCGAGGCCAAGATTTGGAATGGACTTTACATCCCCGGCAACGTGTTGACAAGTGGAGCTGTCGCCCTTACCGCAGCCAACACCACTACGATTACGGCAGCGGTAGGCGCGCCTATGGGCGGCACAAGTCCCTATACCTATGCTTGGTACTACAGCACTGCGGCCAATGTAACCCCTAACGTGTTAATAGGCGGGCAGACGACGGCGACTTTAACCTGGAACCCTCCGACAAGTGGGCACTACTATGTGAGGTGTGTTGTAACCGACAGCACTGGCCATAACGTCTCCTCTAACACCGTGCTGGTGGCAACGAACGGAGGAAGCCTAGTGATCGGCTTTATTGGAGATAGTATCACGCAGTATGGAGATAGTTTAGGAAACGCCCCGCCCTACTATGAGTGCCAGATAGTACAGTATGTAGGGAACTTCTATAAGGTGAGCCTTGTGAACGAAGGGATTCCAGGCTCCAAGACATCGGATTGGGTGCCTACAAACTCCAATAACTATTTTAACAACGCGTTGGCGGCCTTTCAGGGCGCGGGGGTAAGCGTTGTGAGCATTATGCTGGGCACCAATGATGCTTATGGGGGTATGCCCCAAGCGACGTATCAGAGTAACCTCCAAGCCATCGTGAACGGCCTTGTGGCCAATGGGTTTAAGGTGATTCTCAATAGTCCTCCGTACATTCTTAACACAAACTATGCTAGTGCCAATGCGTTATTGGAGAGCGCCTATCCCAAAGCCATAGCGGCGGTGGTGGCAAGCAACCCGAAAATGGTGTATCAAGGAGCTCTATACGATTACCGCTATTTTGCGCAGCATGTTGACGAGATGAAAGACCAATTTCATCCAAACGATGCTGGGATACAGAGCTATGCGAAGATGTGGGCACAAGCGTTTATCCAGTCGTTCTTGGGGCCTGGGAAGAGTCCGCTTGAGGGCGGGCCAGTGCATTAA
- a CDS encoding type II toxin-antitoxin system antitoxin SocA domain-containing protein — MDTTERKNQELVLYITLRSETDAYFGLVKRYKLLFFADRLALRKLGRPLSGFEYRKMEFVPVPEGIDSTIETLQTQQDIVVAKRPFYGYTQKKPLALREPRLDEFTADEITRSANLRSNFCADNFFS; from the coding sequence ATGGATACAACAGAGCGGAAGAATCAAGAGCTTGTTCTCTACATCACTCTAAGAAGTGAGACCGACGCGTATTTTGGGCTTGTAAAACGGTATAAGCTTCTCTTTTTTGCCGACCGGCTGGCTCTTCGCAAATTAGGTAGGCCTCTTTCGGGATTTGAGTACCGAAAAATGGAGTTTGTCCCTGTGCCTGAGGGCATTGATTCGACGATTGAGACCCTCCAGACCCAACAGGACATAGTGGTAGCGAAACGTCCATTCTACGGATACACTCAAAAGAAACCGCTCGCTCTTCGTGAGCCACGACTCGATGAGTTCACTGCCGACGAAATTACAAGGTCCGCTAACCTCCGTTCAAACTTCTGTGCTGACAATTTCTTCTCATAG
- a CDS encoding phage tail tube protein produces the protein MAYTGITSAVGLAIESYFCQPPLSSTNPATVGIAGTNPLRYMMVEPGGGFAGEAELSLGAEVDGDIQLLRAPIVGRRYQGAFRFYADPENLFYPLLGVFGRDIASTQQAASSTNPAVYQHQFLPGRQIPSFSVEEDIGDGTWARLSTGVLVQKLELQLARLFTAEVTFLAHRQLPNRYPDGNGHFVDYFFGSTPTLLPPAMGGNGSLTVVRTPPPPSFVDVSANGGGPFVFAEIGYGTQAGFASAWLQVDGNPIAINLLEGSRILFEREIQSVLVAGSGYDPGAAVVNRFLCSGRLVCLYDAMDLPEAALAARQVSLNFAVTGVGIGSTGLSYHMEVHLPNLRILRAPLPLTEGMLAIDADFVGLRDPILGYAAKVTLVNTVNAAILGGQFGSGGGSSSIAGFSNGIGWIST, from the coding sequence GTGGCTTACACAGGCATTACCAGTGCGGTTGGATTGGCTATCGAAAGCTACTTCTGTCAACCGCCGCTTTCCAGTACCAACCCAGCGACGGTGGGCATTGCGGGGACGAACCCCTTACGTTACATGATGGTAGAGCCTGGCGGAGGATTTGCGGGCGAAGCTGAATTAAGCCTAGGGGCGGAGGTGGATGGGGATATACAGCTGCTGCGGGCGCCCATTGTGGGAAGACGGTACCAAGGGGCCTTTCGTTTCTATGCCGACCCAGAAAATCTGTTCTATCCGCTGTTGGGGGTGTTTGGACGCGATATCGCCTCCACTCAGCAGGCGGCTTCCAGCACGAACCCCGCCGTTTACCAGCATCAGTTCCTCCCTGGCCGACAGATCCCCTCGTTCAGTGTGGAGGAGGACATTGGCGACGGCACGTGGGCACGTCTTTCAACTGGGGTTTTGGTGCAGAAGTTAGAGCTGCAGTTGGCACGTCTTTTTACCGCGGAAGTCACCTTTTTAGCCCATCGGCAGCTACCTAACCGCTATCCAGATGGTAACGGGCATTTTGTAGACTACTTTTTTGGGTCAACCCCAACGCTTTTGCCGCCAGCTATGGGTGGAAACGGGAGCCTCACCGTGGTGCGCACACCGCCGCCACCGAGTTTTGTGGATGTAAGCGCCAATGGGGGTGGCCCCTTCGTGTTCGCTGAAATCGGGTATGGAACCCAGGCCGGATTTGCCTCCGCATGGCTGCAGGTGGATGGCAATCCGATAGCGATTAACCTTTTAGAGGGAAGCCGCATTCTTTTTGAAAGAGAGATTCAAAGCGTGCTTGTGGCTGGAAGTGGCTACGATCCTGGTGCGGCAGTGGTTAATCGGTTTCTCTGTTCCGGTCGGCTCGTCTGCCTATACGATGCCATGGATTTGCCCGAAGCGGCGTTGGCTGCGCGTCAGGTGAGCCTGAATTTCGCGGTTACCGGAGTCGGCATTGGGAGCACGGGACTGAGCTACCATATGGAGGTTCATCTGCCCAATCTAAGGATTCTCAGGGCTCCCCTCCCTTTAACCGAGGGAATGCTGGCCATAGATGCGGATTTTGTGGGGCTGCGCGATCCCATCTTGGGCTATGCCGCTAAAGTGACCCTGGTGAACACGGTGAATGCTGCCATTTTAGGTGGGCAGTTCGGTTCAGGCGGTGGTTCTTCCTCCATAGCGGGATTCTCGAATGGGATTGGTTGGATCAGCACCTAG
- a CDS encoding glycosyltransferase family 4 protein — MPMRILLVAQNYHPFIGGVETHARQIAHEMSKKHHVDIAAGNFLQKKLPTRLAVLGTSLLVPSYPSYQDGPVFVHSLTPKLFDRVRMLPIALRCVPKLCSLAYHSLNRFGYPWYRNVYLPKLRALVQGVDVVHSLAGGYLGWTAQEAAKRAGVPFVCTPFCHPHQWGDGPEDIAYYQKADAVIGLVETDRDYLVSIGVPKEKTHVIGVSPELPERADPEEFRKRHGLEGVPIVLYVGRMMPQKGAKAVFDAAPLVWERFPEARFVFIGPGTVDWFQAADPRIVFLGKVSFQEKADALAACDIFCMPSLSEILPTVYLEAWSYGKPVVGGMAHGLPELVEGNCAGLNVSQKPPEVAEAIIKLLANPELRTRFGENGRQLVCQKYSVAAVTQALLTLYSSLLESRETVAL, encoded by the coding sequence ATGCCCATGCGAATCCTGCTTGTAGCGCAAAACTATCATCCGTTTATTGGTGGGGTGGAGACGCATGCCCGCCAAATCGCTCATGAGATGAGCAAAAAGCACCACGTGGACATAGCAGCGGGCAACTTTCTTCAAAAAAAACTTCCCACGCGCCTTGCCGTCCTCGGCACGAGCCTACTGGTCCCTTCCTACCCTAGCTACCAAGACGGCCCTGTTTTTGTGCACTCGCTGACACCCAAGCTGTTTGACAGGGTGCGCATGTTGCCGATCGCGCTCCGATGCGTTCCCAAACTATGTAGCCTGGCCTATCATTCCCTCAATCGTTTTGGCTATCCTTGGTATCGCAATGTCTATCTACCTAAACTGCGAGCGCTCGTGCAGGGGGTGGATGTCGTCCACTCTCTCGCGGGCGGCTATTTGGGCTGGACAGCGCAAGAGGCGGCCAAACGTGCGGGCGTTCCCTTTGTATGCACCCCCTTCTGCCATCCACATCAGTGGGGCGATGGCCCGGAGGATATCGCCTACTACCAAAAAGCGGATGCCGTGATCGGCCTTGTGGAGACCGACCGCGACTACCTCGTTTCCATCGGGGTGCCAAAGGAGAAGACCCATGTGATCGGGGTCTCCCCAGAGCTACCGGAGCGCGCCGACCCAGAGGAGTTCCGCAAGCGACACGGGTTAGAGGGGGTTCCCATTGTGCTCTATGTAGGGCGGATGATGCCTCAGAAAGGGGCGAAAGCGGTGTTTGATGCGGCTCCGCTGGTGTGGGAGCGGTTTCCAGAAGCGCGTTTTGTGTTTATTGGGCCGGGCACGGTGGATTGGTTTCAAGCAGCCGACCCTCGTATCGTTTTTCTCGGAAAAGTAAGCTTTCAAGAAAAAGCGGATGCCCTCGCCGCCTGTGATATCTTCTGTATGCCCTCGCTCAGCGAAATTCTGCCGACGGTTTACCTTGAGGCCTGGAGCTACGGAAAGCCGGTGGTTGGCGGCATGGCGCACGGTCTGCCGGAGCTAGTGGAAGGTAATTGTGCAGGTCTTAATGTCTCCCAAAAACCACCAGAAGTTGCCGAAGCTATTATCAAACTATTAGCCAACCCAGAGTTGCGCACCCGCTTTGGTGAGAATGGGCGCCAGCTAGTATGCCAGAAGTACTCTGTGGCGGCTGTTACGCAAGCTCTACTAACCCTCTATTCCAGCCTTTTAGAAAGTCGAGAAACTGTGGCCCTATGA
- a CDS encoding discoidin domain-containing protein, translated as MPNPQTYSDPYPLSATAIAGLTTPMNAWMAKVHRQSRFGMTTAELWFYKDGSWIASPAPVLMTAGNHPVLRRRLREPATLEATLLDPQGLLAPTNVSSIYNQGINGFEPLVTEARPILFRVGTWCYNDLALGLMANAMIWNAPPSPQQYAMHLTAVPASGQLSYLTDGVFTPWNATSNPNQHAVTFSLNANQVLTLTFDLGSVKMVHHIAARFGTGGLTGCTLPASLTVAFSNDNVHWVSMPARPVGGPKGDWDEAYLNDATDPNVTEVFICDVEQNARYVQLQMVAYQNQTIGLDEVGIFGGMAGQWLGMNRFCGYLGDSMAYDAEGYFTFSATDVLKRLADNNETRLTAPFGNVDVADIAYALLTGAGYWPGAMGAYDGPWIGSQIGWQSGVGLTGLIMPIWQGQGNNHLGYQYELWHEVGWIFEADGNGVLQVREPPYRQMRPDRVLISAPDGNEDVRHVVRTGTGKELRNAVSITTGKVSAGQLGVTVQLYDPASVAAFGHRRLIVTDPLLITPDLQTKMGAAILRDYAWRLWRLHCEISPDYDTKIHSIHAFRTTLRPALSAKTQAGVTVQELWSLEAIEEHFMPGEWWGLAEYAPYVPSALPPPTITSLDSSSTSPYALTIRWQSYTGQPGVVGFRVYYSTASSSGPFTLANGSSPAPVGATAYTFGSFNGGQQVWAYVTTLDINGHESVPSVVYSALAGGAPMQQSGWVVTDLSPAGQTSVATTQGGVSGTTYEFAFLFSSPPAGLRGFFFTYAVGSIPNNQDDFRSWVHAVGSDVGHINVPAGQRGSSQNEFAPPWVAGSLTWYQRLFVPGGIASGTKIYWRLWSWYNGQWLGSNIVDWQF; from the coding sequence ATGCCCAATCCACAAACCTATTCTGACCCCTATCCCCTTAGCGCCACCGCCATTGCAGGCCTGACGACGCCGATGAATGCCTGGATGGCGAAGGTGCATCGGCAAAGCCGCTTCGGAATGACAACCGCTGAGCTTTGGTTCTACAAGGATGGCAGCTGGATCGCTAGCCCTGCCCCGGTGCTGATGACCGCTGGTAACCACCCCGTGCTGCGCCGACGTCTGAGGGAGCCGGCGACGCTGGAGGCGACCCTGCTAGACCCGCAAGGCCTTCTAGCCCCTACGAATGTGAGCTCGATCTACAATCAGGGTATAAACGGCTTCGAACCCTTGGTAACCGAAGCTCGTCCCATTCTATTTCGGGTGGGAACATGGTGCTATAACGATCTGGCGCTGGGGTTGATGGCGAATGCAATGATCTGGAATGCGCCCCCAAGTCCCCAGCAGTATGCAATGCACTTGACGGCAGTTCCTGCAAGTGGACAGCTTTCTTATCTGACCGATGGGGTTTTTACTCCCTGGAACGCAACCTCTAACCCAAACCAGCATGCGGTGACGTTTTCGTTGAATGCCAACCAGGTGTTAACGTTGACCTTCGACTTGGGGTCGGTGAAGATGGTGCATCACATCGCGGCCCGGTTTGGAACAGGGGGGCTGACGGGGTGCACCTTGCCGGCCAGCTTGACGGTGGCCTTCTCTAACGATAACGTACATTGGGTAAGCATGCCAGCGCGGCCCGTAGGAGGGCCAAAGGGGGATTGGGATGAGGCCTACCTTAACGATGCGACCGACCCAAACGTGACGGAAGTGTTTATATGCGATGTGGAGCAGAACGCCCGTTATGTGCAGTTGCAAATGGTAGCCTATCAGAACCAGACGATCGGGCTAGATGAGGTGGGCATCTTTGGGGGCATGGCGGGGCAGTGGCTGGGCATGAACCGCTTTTGCGGCTATTTGGGCGATAGTATGGCCTATGATGCCGAAGGATACTTTACATTTTCGGCCACCGATGTGTTGAAACGATTGGCCGACAACAACGAGACGCGCCTGACAGCTCCGTTCGGGAACGTGGATGTGGCCGACATCGCATATGCGCTGCTGACAGGCGCGGGTTATTGGCCTGGCGCGATGGGAGCTTACGACGGGCCGTGGATCGGCTCGCAGATCGGGTGGCAGAGCGGAGTGGGGTTGACGGGTCTGATCATGCCGATTTGGCAGGGGCAGGGCAACAACCATCTGGGCTATCAGTATGAGCTGTGGCATGAGGTGGGCTGGATATTTGAAGCGGATGGAAACGGGGTGTTACAGGTTCGGGAGCCGCCCTATCGTCAGATGCGTCCGGACAGGGTACTGATTTCGGCACCCGATGGAAATGAGGATGTACGGCATGTGGTGCGGACAGGAACGGGAAAGGAGCTGAGGAATGCGGTTTCGATAACGACGGGGAAGGTGAGCGCCGGACAGTTGGGGGTGACGGTGCAGCTGTACGACCCGGCAAGCGTGGCTGCTTTTGGGCACAGGCGCCTCATTGTTACCGACCCGTTGTTAATTACACCGGACTTACAGACGAAGATGGGGGCAGCGATTTTACGGGATTATGCATGGCGTTTATGGCGGCTTCATTGTGAGATTTCGCCCGATTACGACACAAAGATTCACAGTATCCATGCGTTTCGAACGACGTTGCGCCCTGCGTTATCTGCCAAGACACAGGCGGGAGTGACGGTTCAGGAGCTATGGAGCCTGGAAGCGATAGAGGAGCACTTTATGCCAGGCGAGTGGTGGGGTTTGGCGGAGTATGCGCCCTATGTGCCTTCCGCATTGCCACCGCCGACGATAACGAGTTTGGATAGCAGCTCCACTAGTCCCTATGCCCTGACGATCCGCTGGCAGAGCTATACGGGGCAGCCGGGGGTAGTGGGTTTCCGTGTGTACTATTCGACGGCAAGCTCCAGCGGGCCGTTTACTTTGGCGAACGGGAGCTCGCCGGCGCCGGTGGGTGCGACTGCATACACCTTTGGGAGTTTTAATGGTGGGCAGCAGGTGTGGGCGTATGTGACGACGCTTGACATCAACGGGCATGAAAGTGTGCCTAGCGTGGTGTACTCGGCGTTGGCAGGAGGGGCGCCCATGCAGCAGAGCGGGTGGGTGGTAACGGATTTGAGCCCTGCGGGGCAGACAAGTGTGGCCACTACGCAGGGGGGTGTGAGCGGAACAACATACGAGTTTGCGTTTTTGTTCAGCAGTCCGCCGGCAGGATTAAGAGGGTTTTTCTTTACGTACGCCGTGGGAAGTATACCGAACAACCAAGACGATTTCCGTTCGTGGGTTCATGCGGTAGGGAGCGATGTGGGTCATATCAACGTGCCTGCGGGTCAGCGCGGTTCGAGCCAGAACGAGTTTGCTCCGCCATGGGTCGCGGGTTCGCTGACGTGGTACCAACGTCTATTTGTGCCTGGAGGGATAGCGAGCGGAACAAAGATATATTGGCGATTGTGGAGTTGGTACAATGGCCAATGGTTGGGCAGCAACATAGTGGACTGGCAGTTTTAG
- a CDS encoding glycosyltransferase family 2 protein: MLVQEQHGFISIITPTYNRTTYLLQAVESVLCQTYLHFELIISDDASTEDVEAALKQFQDPRIRYRRNPQCLGQFANTIAGLQAARGEFFSFLHDDDRWEPTFLEKVVPPLLSNPNITVSFSDHYVMDEIGQVDLETTQRLSREYKCVGLAEGIHQPFYSLVANLSIPAVMASVFRGSILENEDIPPQIDLALDRYLAYLASRNGKAAYYTPERLTYYRVHLINSCTAASSKSFETARERYFSHVYYYDCLLADPAFSPYAAQLRQRKSVAQRVFANFSFKNGLGKQARSLYLQSLRTYPNFKSFAGLMLTMLPGSQRLLVAHRR; encoded by the coding sequence ATGCTGGTGCAAGAGCAGCATGGCTTTATTAGCATCATCACACCCACATATAACCGCACAACGTATCTTCTCCAGGCGGTAGAAAGTGTTCTCTGCCAAACCTACCTGCACTTTGAGCTGATCATCTCTGACGACGCCAGCACAGAAGACGTCGAGGCCGCACTAAAACAGTTCCAAGACCCACGTATTCGCTACCGAAGAAATCCCCAATGCCTTGGTCAGTTCGCCAACACCATCGCCGGTCTGCAAGCAGCACGAGGAGAGTTTTTCAGCTTTCTCCACGATGACGACAGATGGGAACCTACCTTCCTAGAAAAGGTTGTTCCCCCTTTGCTATCCAATCCAAACATCACGGTGAGCTTCTCAGACCACTATGTCATGGACGAGATAGGACAGGTGGACTTGGAAACGACCCAACGCTTGTCTCGAGAGTATAAATGTGTGGGATTGGCCGAGGGTATCCATCAACCTTTCTACTCTCTTGTAGCCAACTTAAGCATTCCTGCAGTGATGGCGAGTGTCTTTCGAGGTTCCATTCTAGAAAACGAGGACATTCCACCGCAAATTGACTTGGCTCTTGACCGCTATCTCGCCTACCTAGCAAGTCGGAATGGCAAAGCGGCCTATTACACTCCAGAGCGTCTTACCTATTACCGTGTACATCTTATTAACTCTTGCACGGCTGCTAGTTCCAAATCTTTTGAAACAGCAAGAGAGCGGTATTTTAGCCATGTTTACTATTACGACTGCCTCCTTGCTGACCCCGCCTTTTCACCGTATGCAGCTCAGCTACGCCAGAGAAAGAGTGTTGCGCAACGTGTTTTCGCGAACTTCTCCTTCAAAAATGGGTTAGGCAAACAGGCGCGTTCCCTCTATCTTCAGTCGTTAAGAACCTATCCCAATTTCAAGAGCTTTGCTGGCCTGATGCTAACCATGCTGCCAGGAAGCCAAAGGCTATTGGTTGCCCATCGCAGATAA
- a CDS encoding polysaccharide ABC transporter ATP-binding protein, with protein MPSANIALAVQGLSKAYRIAHNRETHLTLVSALAHKLRHFNRSTETFWALKDVNLEIQQGEVVGIIGKNGAGKSTLLKVLSRITTPTRGRVDLYGRVGSLLEVGTGFHGELTGRENIYLNGAILGMSRSEIRRQFDAIVEFAGVEKFLDTPVKRYSSGMYVRLAFAVAAHLRTEIMIVDEVLAVGDAEFQQKCLGKMKDVASGGRTVLFVSHNMQAVSRLCTRGVCLRSGEVVYDGDVEGAIERYLAEYSEVSREESEPERRPGSGEYRFVWVKPVKEVFAPEEEKVILFRIERRKERPIYGALCAQVFNELGASVCLLDDMWVKHRFPEGDAIEGSLRIRSPWFKPGTYRIDIQIHPPGGHEVIDYFADACSFVVSPQLPYSGAAPEEALKYGTVLADFDWNTRVVTLEEERLSV; from the coding sequence ATGCCGTCCGCGAATATTGCCCTAGCGGTTCAAGGTTTGAGTAAAGCCTATCGGATTGCTCATAATCGGGAGACCCATCTGACCCTTGTCTCCGCTCTTGCGCACAAGCTACGTCATTTCAACCGTTCCACCGAGACCTTTTGGGCTTTAAAAGACGTTAACCTCGAAATTCAGCAAGGGGAGGTGGTGGGCATTATCGGCAAGAACGGGGCCGGCAAATCCACGTTGTTAAAGGTATTAAGCCGCATCACGACGCCGACGCGGGGACGGGTGGACTTATACGGCCGTGTGGGCAGTTTATTGGAGGTAGGGACAGGTTTCCATGGGGAGTTAACGGGTCGGGAGAACATCTATTTGAACGGTGCGATTTTGGGGATGAGTCGTTCGGAGATACGCCGTCAGTTTGATGCGATCGTGGAGTTTGCGGGGGTAGAGAAGTTTTTGGACACTCCGGTGAAGCGTTATTCGAGTGGGATGTATGTGCGTTTGGCGTTCGCGGTGGCGGCGCATTTGCGGACGGAGATAATGATAGTGGACGAGGTATTGGCGGTAGGGGATGCGGAGTTTCAGCAGAAGTGTTTGGGGAAGATGAAGGATGTGGCGAGCGGGGGACGCACGGTGTTGTTTGTGAGCCACAACATGCAGGCGGTGTCGCGTTTATGCACGCGTGGGGTCTGTTTACGTAGTGGGGAGGTTGTGTATGATGGCGATGTGGAGGGAGCGATTGAGCGTTATTTAGCGGAGTACAGTGAGGTGAGCCGGGAGGAAAGCGAACCAGAACGCCGGCCTGGTTCTGGGGAGTATCGTTTTGTGTGGGTGAAGCCGGTGAAGGAGGTATTTGCTCCTGAGGAAGAGAAGGTCATCCTCTTTCGCATTGAAAGAAGAAAGGAACGCCCTATTTATGGGGCCTTGTGTGCCCAGGTCTTCAATGAGCTAGGCGCCTCCGTCTGTTTGTTGGATGATATGTGGGTCAAACATCGGTTTCCGGAGGGGGACGCCATCGAGGGCTCTTTGCGCATTCGGTCCCCTTGGTTCAAGCCGGGCACTTACCGTATAGATATCCAGATTCATCCTCCCGGAGGGCATGAGGTCATAGACTACTTTGCAGATGCCTGTTCGTTTGTAGTGTCACCGCAGTTGCCTTACTCAGGTGCAGCTCCCGAGGAGGCCTTGAAATATGGCACGGTTTTAGCTGATTTCGATTGGAATACCCGTGTGGTTACTCTGGAAGAGGAGAGGCTATCTGTATAG
- a CDS encoding glycosyltransferase family 2 protein: MPKVSVITPMYNAERFIGATIESVRAQTLQDWEHIVVDDGSTDGSTEVVKRYLPLEPRLKLVQQPNGGVSKARNRGFCESSPESDYIVFFDADDIMEPEMLATLSAHLDQYPEVGMVFCRLRRIDAEGQPLEDTQNTVVKRYQPTRFWVRPLAETELHTPFCSFFCLNIILPSTTMLRRAVFQQTPGFDETFGHVFEDADLFFQMALRAPVHYLPIRVVRYRSHEDQSTSIKYLERYGQQEQKLLHKWRSMEGLSPEQERMVKEAFWFRETRLLPYQGFQAGWRHLKKGQVLHTARFWGGAMKRYVKGLMTRPR; this comes from the coding sequence ATGCCCAAGGTATCCGTAATCACCCCGATGTACAATGCGGAGCGGTTTATTGGAGCCACAATCGAAAGCGTGCGCGCCCAGACCCTACAGGATTGGGAACATATTGTTGTAGATGATGGCAGTACGGATGGCTCTACAGAGGTTGTAAAGCGCTACTTGCCTCTTGAACCGCGCTTGAAGCTTGTTCAGCAGCCTAATGGGGGAGTGTCTAAGGCACGGAACAGGGGGTTTTGCGAGTCCTCGCCAGAGAGCGACTACATTGTCTTCTTTGATGCCGACGACATAATGGAACCAGAAATGCTGGCAACCCTAAGCGCCCATCTTGACCAATATCCGGAGGTGGGTATGGTGTTCTGCCGGCTTCGGCGCATAGATGCCGAGGGCCAGCCGCTAGAAGATACCCAGAATACCGTCGTGAAACGTTATCAGCCCACACGATTTTGGGTGCGGCCTCTAGCGGAAACAGAACTACATACTCCTTTTTGTTCCTTTTTCTGTCTGAACATTATCCTACCATCGACTACTATGTTACGTCGCGCTGTTTTTCAACAAACTCCAGGATTTGATGAGACTTTTGGGCATGTGTTTGAAGATGCCGATCTCTTCTTCCAGATGGCGCTTCGAGCACCCGTACACTATCTTCCAATTCGGGTTGTTCGCTATCGCTCCCATGAAGATCAATCTACGTCCATCAAATATCTCGAGCGGTATGGGCAGCAGGAGCAGAAGTTACTTCATAAATGGCGAAGTATGGAGGGCTTATCACCGGAACAAGAGCGAATGGTGAAAGAGGCCTTTTGGTTTCGTGAAACGCGACTGTTGCCCTATCAAGGTTTTCAGGCGGGTTGGCGCCATTTGAAAAAAGGACAAGTTCTTCATACGGCGCGCTTTTGGGGCGGAGCTATGAAGCGATATGTAAAGGGCTTAATGACCCGACCGCGTTAA